A genomic segment from Nitrospira sp. encodes:
- a CDS encoding Glucose-1-phosphate adenylyltransferase, whose protein sequence is MAKIFTMVLAGGKGERLHPLTDQRAKPAVPFGGKYRIIDFTLSNCLNSGLRRIAVLIQYKSHSLDRHIRTGWNILNPEVGEYIVSIPPQQRISEDWYRGTADAVFQNLFLLDNDQPEFLLVLAGDHIYKMNYADMYNLLLEKQADAVVGAIETPLADANRFGVIAVDEDRRILSFDEKPDKPMHIPGDPSQAFVSMGIYLFRTDIVREQLIRDAKEGTKHDFGKNIIPRMIKENRVYAFKFQDENKKAVKYWRDIGTLDAYWEANMDLVAVDPLFNLYDQAWPIRTYQGQFPPAKFVFAQDFQGGRMGVALDSIVCGGCIISGGRVQNSVLSPHVRVHDHADVRESVVMENVVIGEQARIRRAIIDKDVVIPPKTEIGFDQVADRQRFKVTDSGLVVISKGMKLHAAVDSSG, encoded by the coding sequence ATGGCCAAGATTTTCACCATGGTTCTCGCCGGCGGCAAAGGCGAGCGTCTGCACCCTCTCACGGACCAGCGTGCGAAACCGGCAGTCCCGTTCGGCGGAAAATATCGCATCATCGACTTTACCCTCAGCAACTGCTTGAACTCCGGCCTGCGCCGGATCGCCGTCCTGATCCAGTACAAGTCCCATTCGCTCGACCGCCATATCCGAACGGGTTGGAACATTCTCAATCCCGAGGTGGGTGAATACATCGTCTCCATCCCGCCGCAGCAACGCATCAGCGAGGACTGGTATCGGGGTACCGCCGACGCGGTCTTTCAGAATCTGTTCCTGCTCGACAACGACCAGCCGGAATTCCTACTGGTCCTGGCCGGCGACCACATCTACAAGATGAATTACGCCGACATGTACAACCTCCTGTTGGAGAAGCAGGCGGATGCGGTCGTCGGCGCAATCGAAACTCCGCTGGCGGATGCCAACCGGTTCGGCGTCATCGCGGTGGATGAAGACCGGCGGATCCTGAGCTTCGACGAAAAACCGGATAAGCCGATGCACATTCCCGGCGATCCGTCGCAGGCCTTCGTTTCGATGGGCATCTATTTATTTCGGACAGATATTGTGCGCGAGCAGCTCATCCGCGATGCCAAAGAGGGCACGAAACACGACTTCGGAAAAAACATCATTCCTCGCATGATCAAGGAAAACCGAGTCTATGCCTTCAAGTTCCAGGACGAAAACAAAAAGGCCGTGAAATATTGGCGCGACATCGGCACGCTCGACGCCTATTGGGAAGCGAACATGGATCTGGTCGCGGTCGATCCGCTGTTCAACCTGTATGATCAAGCCTGGCCGATCCGCACGTATCAGGGACAGTTTCCTCCCGCCAAGTTCGTCTTCGCCCAGGATTTTCAAGGCGGCCGCATGGGAGTGGCGCTCGATTCCATCGTCTGTGGCGGCTGCATCATTTCCGGCGGCCGGGTGCAGAACTCGGTCCTCTCACCCCATGTCCGCGTCCACGACCATGCCGACGTGCGGGAATCCGTCGTGATGGAAAACGTGGTGATCGGCGAACAAGCCCGCATCCGACGCGCGATCATCGACAAGGACGTCGTCATCCCGCCCAAAACCGAGATCGGCTTCGACCAAGTCGCCGACCGCCAACGGTTCAAAGTCACCGATTCCGGATTGGTCGTCATCTCAAAGGGAATGAAACTGCATGCCGCCGTCGATTCATCCGGTTGA
- a CDS encoding spermidine/putrescine import ABC transporter ATP-binding protein PotA, producing the protein MAMSPIPPSCRSDESLSSPPTIDVRGILRRHGRVTAVDRVSFQVHRGEFFSILGPSGAGKTSVLRMLAGFEDPNEGEVLIDGQSMVGIPPNRRPVNLVFQSYALFPHLTVFENVAFGLKMRRVSTPTIQEQVRLALTMVKLLGKEARMPAQLSGGEQQRVALARALVNKPAVVLLDEPLAALDQQLRQEMQVELKSIQEQAGLTCVCVTHHQEEAMVMSDRIAVMHQGRLWQVGSPREVYERPSNLFVSRFLGISNELPGRVGDPVGEERLFHPTGDGQSPVLVRTDSGGQAGRPATLSLRPEQLRMARERPATSDPVLSGRIEKAFFVGSEMKYLVRVVHDRLWETRVRPGISRQSFAPGEPVFLHWSTSDGRLFFE; encoded by the coding sequence ATGGCGATGTCGCCCATTCCGCCCTCCTGTCGTTCCGATGAATCGCTTTCTTCCCCTCCGACGATCGATGTCCGCGGGATCCTGCGCCGTCACGGTCGGGTCACGGCCGTCGATCGAGTCAGTTTCCAGGTTCACCGGGGCGAGTTTTTCTCCATCCTCGGTCCGAGCGGTGCGGGGAAAACCTCGGTGCTCCGCATGCTGGCCGGATTCGAAGACCCGAACGAAGGCGAGGTACTGATCGACGGGCAATCGATGGTCGGAATACCGCCCAATCGCCGGCCCGTGAATTTGGTGTTTCAATCCTATGCGCTGTTTCCCCATTTGACCGTGTTCGAGAACGTCGCCTTCGGCTTAAAGATGCGCCGCGTCTCCACACCCACCATCCAGGAACAGGTGCGCCTGGCCTTGACCATGGTCAAGTTGCTCGGCAAGGAAGCGCGGATGCCGGCGCAATTGTCCGGCGGCGAACAACAACGGGTGGCGTTGGCGCGCGCTCTGGTGAATAAGCCGGCCGTGGTCTTGCTCGACGAACCGTTGGCGGCGCTGGACCAGCAGCTGCGCCAGGAAATGCAGGTCGAGTTGAAATCCATTCAGGAGCAGGCGGGGTTGACCTGTGTTTGCGTCACGCACCATCAAGAAGAGGCGATGGTGATGTCGGATCGGATCGCCGTGATGCATCAGGGGCGTCTGTGGCAGGTCGGCAGTCCGCGCGAGGTCTATGAACGGCCCAGCAACCTGTTCGTGTCGCGATTCCTCGGGATCTCGAACGAACTTCCCGGCAGGGTCGGTGATCCGGTGGGGGAGGAACGCCTCTTTCACCCGACCGGCGATGGGCAATCGCCGGTCTTGGTCCGCACCGATTCGGGTGGCCAGGCCGGTCGCCCGGCGACCTTGTCTCTTCGTCCTGAGCAGCTTCGGATGGCGCGCGAGCGCCCGGCGACGTCCGATCCGGTGCTCTCCGGCCGGATCGAAAAAGCGTTTTTCGTCGGGAGCGAGATGAAATATCTGGTTCGAGTCGTCCACGATCGCCTATGGGAAACCAGGGTGAGACCGGGGATATCTCGGCAATCCTTCGCGCCGGGAGAGCCTGTCTTTCTCCACTGGTCCACATCCGACGGACGACTGTTCTTCGAGTGA
- a CDS encoding spermidine/putrescine import ABC transporter permease protein PotB, with amino-acid sequence MQIQEPPLSHEMSRSSCLSCWLTVPGLVWMALFFLVPLGLVFAISFASRGIYGGILWEFTVANYLDLLHPLYGKILGQSIWYAGLTTVICFVVGFPLAYAIARSPARLQPFLLLLVMLPFWTNFLVRTYAWMILLRQEGLINRFLTTLGVVDRPLELLYTPTAVVIGLVYGYLPFMVLPLYVAVERLDPLLVEAAWDLYASRWAVFTRVVLPLTKPGIVGGCILVFIPSVGSFITPDLLGGARSMMIGNLIQHEYLVVRDWPLGSAVSFVLMAVVMAAVVLYYRQASRADGPSEGR; translated from the coding sequence ATGCAGATCCAGGAACCGCCTCTCAGCCACGAGATGTCTCGCTCCTCCTGCCTTTCCTGTTGGCTGACGGTTCCGGGCCTGGTCTGGATGGCCCTGTTCTTTCTGGTGCCGCTCGGGCTGGTGTTCGCGATCAGCTTCGCGTCGCGCGGCATCTATGGCGGCATCCTGTGGGAATTCACCGTCGCAAACTATCTCGACCTGCTGCACCCACTGTACGGCAAGATTCTCGGCCAGTCGATATGGTATGCCGGTCTGACCACGGTCATCTGTTTCGTTGTGGGTTTTCCGCTCGCCTATGCGATTGCCCGCAGTCCCGCCCGCCTGCAACCGTTCCTGCTGCTCCTCGTCATGTTACCCTTCTGGACGAATTTCCTTGTGCGGACGTATGCCTGGATGATCCTGCTGCGTCAGGAGGGGCTCATCAACCGGTTCTTGACGACACTCGGGGTGGTGGATAGGCCGTTGGAATTGCTCTATACGCCGACGGCCGTCGTGATCGGATTGGTTTACGGCTATCTGCCCTTCATGGTTTTGCCGCTCTATGTGGCGGTCGAACGGCTGGACCCGTTGCTGGTGGAGGCGGCTTGGGATCTATATGCCTCGCGCTGGGCGGTCTTCACCAGGGTGGTCCTTCCTCTCACCAAGCCCGGTATCGTCGGGGGGTGCATACTGGTGTTCATTCCGTCGGTCGGTTCGTTCATCACGCCGGATCTGCTGGGCGGGGCCAGAAGCATGATGATCGGCAATCTCATCCAACATGAATACCTTGTGGTTCGGGACTGGCCGTTGGGATCGGCGGTCTCGTTTGTCTTGATGGCGGTGGTCATGGCGGCGGTGGTTCTGTATTACCGCCAGGCCTCTCGTGCCGACGGACCGTCGGAGGGGCGATGA
- a CDS encoding spermidine/putrescine import ABC transporter permease protein PotC has translation MRRGSASLNAVSATVMLFLYGPIFVLVLYSFNAAHLSMSWSGVTFKWYAALLHDEALLAATANSLLIAVVSTLGAVCLGGLLALGMERMPRRRQRAIEGGLVLPLVIPEVMMGVALMLFFVSLTMPLGLMTVILGHIVFNIPLVTIMLRTRLRKLDPALREAAADLGADSWQVFRYVTLPLLRPALWGAILVAFTVSLDDFLVTFFTAGPGATTLPLKVYSMIKSGVTPEINALSALLLVLSMGCIGVALHLQRREV, from the coding sequence ATGAGGCGCGGATCGGCAAGCCTGAATGCAGTCAGCGCCACGGTGATGTTGTTTCTCTATGGGCCGATCTTCGTGTTGGTGCTGTATTCGTTCAATGCCGCCCACCTGTCGATGAGCTGGAGTGGGGTGACGTTCAAATGGTACGCGGCCCTCTTGCACGACGAGGCGCTGCTGGCCGCTACCGCGAACAGCCTGCTCATTGCGGTGGTTTCCACCCTCGGAGCCGTCTGCCTGGGCGGGCTGCTCGCGCTCGGCATGGAACGGATGCCGCGTCGCAGGCAACGGGCCATCGAAGGCGGTCTGGTGTTGCCGCTCGTGATCCCGGAAGTGATGATGGGGGTGGCGCTGATGTTGTTCTTCGTGTCGCTCACCATGCCGCTCGGGCTCATGACGGTCATCCTCGGTCACATTGTGTTCAATATTCCGCTCGTGACGATCATGCTCCGCACGAGGTTGCGCAAACTCGATCCGGCGTTGCGTGAGGCGGCGGCGGATCTGGGTGCCGATTCCTGGCAGGTGTTTCGTTACGTCACGCTGCCATTGCTGCGGCCGGCTCTGTGGGGTGCGATCCTGGTGGCCTTCACCGTGTCGCTGGACGATTTTCTGGTGACCTTCTTTACTGCCGGCCCTGGGGCGACGACCTTGCCGCTGAAGGTCTATTCGATGATCAAATCCGGCGTCACGCCCGAGATCAACGCCCTATCCGCACTGCTGTTGGTGCTCTCGATGGGCTGTATCGGCGTGGCTCTGCACCTGCAACGTCGTGAGGTCTGA